One region of Halomicrobium sp. LC1Hm genomic DNA includes:
- a CDS encoding MBL fold metallo-hydrolase, translating into MVTRLADGVWWFDLRGVNAYLIDEAVAGDGAGSGVTLVDAGLPWHGSRLVEGIAEAGYELRDIDRILVTHYDVDHVGGLAGLDGLDAPIYVGAPDAELVAGRRRPPWHNHKGLFQRAMAGFVSPPENPVEQVSDGDTVGTFTVYATPGHTPGHVAYVSEAASVGLLGDLVRESGGSLQPSPWLLSYATDEVARSIADLDGRAPAFEVLGVGHGRPFERDGRDRLAEVANRR; encoded by the coding sequence ATGGTCACTCGGCTCGCGGACGGCGTCTGGTGGTTCGACCTCCGGGGCGTCAACGCCTACCTGATCGACGAAGCGGTCGCGGGCGACGGCGCTGGCTCCGGCGTGACGCTGGTCGACGCGGGGCTGCCCTGGCACGGCAGCCGACTCGTCGAGGGGATCGCCGAGGCCGGCTACGAACTGCGCGACATCGATCGAATCCTGGTCACGCACTACGACGTCGACCACGTCGGCGGACTGGCGGGACTCGACGGCCTCGACGCGCCGATCTACGTCGGCGCGCCCGACGCCGAACTGGTCGCGGGCCGACGGCGGCCGCCTTGGCACAACCACAAAGGACTGTTCCAGCGAGCGATGGCCGGCTTCGTCTCGCCGCCCGAGAATCCCGTCGAGCAGGTCAGCGACGGCGACACCGTCGGGACGTTCACCGTCTACGCGACGCCGGGCCACACGCCCGGCCACGTGGCCTACGTCAGCGAGGCGGCGTCGGTCGGCCTGCTCGGCGATCTGGTACGGGAGTCGGGCGGTTCGCTCCAGCCGTCGCCGTGGCTCCTCAGTTACGCCACCGACGAGGTCGCGCGCAGCATCGCGGATCTGGACGGACGAGCGCCCGCCTTCGAGGTACTGGGCGTCGGACACGGCCGTCCGTTCGAGCGTGACGGCCGTGATCGGCTGGCCGAGGTCGCGAACCGACGCTGA